Proteins from a genomic interval of Paenibacillus sp. FSL R5-0623:
- a CDS encoding TPM domain-containing protein, which produces MRKRTPLAVMATLLLLVITLVAPLIPMSSASAAESKNLIYDEANLLSEQEKSELNLLANQYGAERQTDFVIYTTNNVENQDVMLLTEDFYDEQGLGYDKKFGNAVILTMDMNNREVYLAGFYKAKEYLSDQRLDAIRTRITSELSSGDYKLAFEKYIELSYKYMGYEPGVNPNNILFNGWFQLGVSVVLGGIVVGIMTYCSGGRVTVNRATYEDSSNSSVIDRQDRYIRTTVTKRKIEKNNNNGGGGGGGGTSRGGHSHSGSRGSF; this is translated from the coding sequence ATGAGAAAAAGAACCCCTCTGGCCGTGATGGCTACGCTCCTTTTACTAGTGATCACCCTTGTCGCTCCGTTGATTCCCATGTCATCGGCATCCGCAGCGGAGAGCAAAAATCTCATCTACGATGAGGCCAACCTGCTGAGTGAGCAGGAGAAAAGTGAATTGAATCTACTTGCGAATCAGTATGGCGCGGAACGGCAGACGGACTTTGTTATTTATACAACAAATAATGTTGAGAATCAGGATGTTATGCTCTTAACAGAAGATTTTTATGATGAGCAGGGGTTAGGTTACGATAAGAAATTTGGTAATGCTGTCATATTGACGATGGATATGAACAATCGTGAAGTATATTTGGCTGGGTTTTATAAGGCAAAAGAATATCTGAGCGATCAGCGGCTTGATGCTATCCGTACCCGAATTACCTCTGAATTGTCCAGTGGGGATTATAAACTCGCATTTGAGAAATATATTGAGCTCTCTTACAAATATATGGGGTATGAACCCGGTGTGAATCCGAACAATATTTTGTTTAACGGCTGGTTTCAGTTGGGAGTGTCTGTGGTTCTTGGCGGTATTGTTGTTGGTATTATGACCTATTGTTCCGGGGGACGTGTCACGGTCAATCGTGCAACTTATGAGGATTCAAGCAATTCCAGTGTAATTGATCGTCAGGATCGTTATATCCGCACAACCGTAACCAAGCGCAAGATCGAGAAGAACAATAACAATGGTGGCGGAGGAGGAGGGGGCGGAACCTCCCGAGGCGGTCACTCACACAGTGGAAGTAGAGGTTCGTTCTAG
- a CDS encoding SPFH domain-containing protein: MGFFRNQFSNVVEWEEFRDDMIFWKWSNREIKKGSKLIIRSGQDAIFLNNGKVEGIFEDEGSFNIDSEIIPFLSTLKGFKFGFNSGMRVEVLFVNTKEFTVRWGTQSPVLIPTPQLPGGMPIRANGTFNFKVSDYVTLIDKIAGIKQSYLVEDVKIRITSVLDQLLMKWISREGKDMFNLQANASDIAKGIQEDLDMQMMDIGIGITGFQVMSFNYPKEIQDMITKTASHEMIGNLQKYQQVSMTDGIASGKVQGGGAASDMAGMMMGMNMANEMMKNMNQNQGQNQNNNANSSSNQNADEKPAGNSNGDSNTSSSTEGNKKPNFCPNCGAKNEGANFCPNCGQKLG, encoded by the coding sequence ATGGGATTTTTCAGAAATCAGTTTTCGAATGTGGTGGAATGGGAAGAGTTCAGAGATGACATGATATTTTGGAAATGGAGTAACCGGGAGATCAAGAAGGGGAGTAAACTTATCATCCGTTCGGGTCAGGACGCTATTTTCCTGAATAACGGTAAAGTGGAAGGCATTTTCGAGGACGAGGGCTCATTTAATATCGATTCGGAGATCATTCCGTTTCTTTCTACATTAAAAGGATTCAAATTCGGATTCAACAGTGGCATGCGGGTCGAGGTATTGTTTGTAAATACAAAAGAGTTCACCGTGCGCTGGGGCACGCAAAGTCCTGTGTTGATTCCAACACCACAACTCCCGGGCGGGATGCCGATTCGGGCCAACGGTACATTTAATTTTAAAGTAAGTGACTACGTGACCCTGATTGATAAGATTGCAGGGATCAAGCAGAGTTATCTGGTGGAGGATGTCAAAATCCGAATCACTTCCGTGCTGGATCAGCTTCTAATGAAGTGGATTAGCCGCGAAGGGAAGGATATGTTCAACCTGCAGGCCAATGCATCGGATATTGCCAAGGGGATTCAGGAAGATCTGGATATGCAGATGATGGACATCGGGATTGGGATTACCGGTTTTCAGGTGATGAGCTTCAATTATCCAAAAGAGATTCAGGATATGATTACAAAGACCGCTTCGCATGAGATGATTGGTAATCTGCAAAAGTATCAGCAGGTCAGCATGACAGACGGCATCGCATCCGGTAAAGTACAAGGCGGCGGCGCAGCTTCGGATATGGCGGGCATGATGATGGGCATGAACATGGCCAATGAAATGATGAAAAACATGAACCAGAACCAAGGCCAGAATCAGAACAACAATGCCAATTCGTCTTCGAATCAGAATGCCGACGAGAAGCCAGCGGGAAATAGCAACGGTGATTCAAATACATCTTCATCTACAGAAGGCAACAAGAAACCAAACTTCTGCCCGAACTGTGGAGCCAAAAATGAAGGAGCCAACTTCTGTCCGAATTGTGGTCAAAAGCTGGGCTAA
- a CDS encoding DUF896 domain-containing protein translates to MIPTLTRINELSRKAKEGGLTEMEKEEQVRLRQEYLQTFRGSVNDILLNATIYDPNGDDVTPDKLKQEQANQNKN, encoded by the coding sequence ATGATCCCAACATTGACCAGAATAAATGAACTTTCAAGAAAAGCCAAAGAGGGCGGATTGACGGAGATGGAGAAAGAGGAACAGGTTCGTCTTCGCCAGGAATATCTGCAAACTTTTCGCGGTTCGGTCAACGACATTCTGCTGAATGCAACCATCTATGATCCAAACGGCGATGACGTGACTCCTGATAAATTGAAACAAGAACAGGCCAATCAAAATAAAAACTAG
- a CDS encoding ring-cleaving dioxygenase has protein sequence MTIQTAGIHHITAFAGDPQANVDFYAGVLGLRLVKKTINFDAPDVYHLYFGDEHGSPGTIITFFPSAGSPRGKIGGGQVGITSYVIPPGSIGFWQNRLEQYNIEVTKTSRFNEDLLQFEDGEGLRLELVEREEGATSTWAHEGIPTDKAIKGFGGAVLFSVNPQRTMDALEKILGFVRVSENEEYARFRSSGDIGNVVDVPVTRMALGMGGAGTVHHIAWRAKDDEEHAQWSEAVRDYGYQPTPVRDRQYFNAIYFREAGGILFEIATDPPGFAKDEPADSLGQKLMLPEWFEKYRPQIEDNLQPIEVRTLVPATAAN, from the coding sequence ATGACTATTCAAACAGCAGGAATTCACCATATTACAGCTTTCGCAGGAGATCCACAGGCCAACGTTGATTTTTATGCCGGAGTTCTGGGACTTCGTCTGGTGAAAAAAACAATCAACTTCGATGCACCTGATGTATATCATCTGTATTTTGGCGATGAACACGGAAGCCCAGGTACCATCATTACCTTCTTCCCATCCGCTGGATCACCACGGGGCAAAATTGGCGGAGGTCAGGTCGGCATCACTTCCTATGTCATTCCTCCTGGGTCGATTGGCTTCTGGCAGAATCGGCTGGAACAGTATAACATTGAGGTAACCAAAACAAGTCGCTTCAATGAAGACCTGCTTCAATTCGAAGATGGCGAAGGCCTGCGGCTTGAGCTTGTTGAACGGGAAGAGGGAGCAACCAGCACTTGGGCGCACGAAGGCATTCCAACAGATAAAGCAATCAAAGGTTTCGGTGGTGCTGTCCTGTTCAGTGTTAACCCGCAAAGAACGATGGATGCTCTTGAGAAAATTTTGGGATTTGTCAGAGTGAGTGAAAATGAAGAGTATGCTCGTTTCCGGTCCAGCGGGGATATCGGTAATGTCGTAGATGTTCCAGTGACCCGTATGGCTCTGGGTATGGGCGGCGCAGGAACCGTACACCATATTGCATGGCGCGCCAAAGACGATGAGGAGCATGCACAGTGGAGCGAAGCTGTACGTGATTATGGGTACCAACCGACTCCAGTTCGGGATCGTCAGTACTTTAACGCAATCTACTTCAGAGAAGCTGGCGGCATTCTGTTCGAAATTGCTACCGATCCTCCGGGTTTTGCCAAAGATGAACCTGCTGATTCGCTTGGACAAAAATTGATGCTGCCAGAGTGGTTTGAGAAATACCGCCCTCAAATTGAGGACAATCTGCAACCGATTGAAGTCAGAACGCTCGTACCTGCTACAGCTGCGAATTAA
- a CDS encoding low temperature requirement protein A — MMEKKVTWLELFYDLLFVAAVAKAGHVLLHAEHGVITFEYLMKFVLIFIPVWWAWVGQTLFINRYGQDILIHRIFLILQLLSVMVMTASLSTHFDQYYLSFFIGYIGSRAFTAIQYLTAHKSKGEHQQQAARYLGICFLIGILISSGSLFFDSWLRYVILYAGIAVDIVLPLIGRKNLVKVPVQTHHLLERFALFTLILLGESVVSIIAVLQADHWDMKSILFAAFTSIFVIAIWWQYFDNVEKKVSKEIQTAGQAIIYGHLFIYISMSMIAASIQLLYQNQLNYVFMLGFVFGSTLLYFLSTSLVFHRYRHAHLRLRPRHLAVMVGLLLAFVLIDLVYRVPSYVIMGEEMLFFLVYAKLTT; from the coding sequence ATGATGGAGAAAAAGGTTACCTGGCTGGAGCTGTTTTACGATCTGCTCTTTGTAGCAGCGGTCGCCAAAGCGGGTCATGTCTTATTGCATGCCGAACATGGAGTAATTACGTTTGAATATTTAATGAAGTTTGTGCTTATTTTTATCCCTGTTTGGTGGGCATGGGTTGGTCAGACCTTGTTTATTAACCGCTATGGTCAAGATATCCTGATCCATCGAATATTCCTCATCCTTCAGCTTCTGTCCGTTATGGTCATGACGGCGAGCCTTTCTACCCATTTTGACCAATACTACTTGTCCTTCTTCATAGGATATATCGGCTCGCGGGCATTTACGGCGATTCAGTATCTGACGGCCCACAAGTCAAAAGGCGAGCATCAGCAGCAAGCGGCTCGTTACTTGGGTATCTGTTTCCTTATTGGCATATTGATCTCATCAGGTTCATTGTTCTTCGATTCCTGGCTGCGCTACGTGATTTTGTATGCGGGGATTGCCGTTGACATCGTACTTCCGTTGATCGGACGCAAAAATCTGGTGAAAGTACCGGTTCAGACCCATCATTTGTTGGAACGTTTCGCGCTCTTTACACTTATCCTGCTGGGTGAATCGGTGGTAAGCATTATCGCTGTGCTGCAAGCCGATCATTGGGATATGAAATCCATCTTGTTTGCTGCCTTTACGTCCATCTTTGTCATTGCGATATGGTGGCAGTACTTCGATAACGTGGAGAAAAAGGTCAGCAAAGAGATTCAGACTGCCGGGCAAGCGATCATATACGGCCATCTGTTCATCTACATCTCCATGAGTATGATCGCTGCTTCAATTCAGCTGTTATATCAGAATCAGTTAAACTATGTGTTCATGCTAGGGTTTGTGTTTGGATCAACGCTGCTATATTTCTTGTCGACCTCACTTGTGTTCCACCGTTACAGACACGCACATCTACGACTCCGGCCACGCCATCTGGCAGTCATGGTGGGGTTACTGTTGGCATTTGTCCTTATTGATCTGGTCTACCGGGTTCCGAGTTATGTCATCATGGGCGAAGAGATGTTATTCTTCCTGGTATATGCGAAACTTACAACTTGA
- a CDS encoding glycoside hydrolase family 3 C-terminal domain-containing protein, with amino-acid sequence MSTHQIGVPLEGFAEFSRTVAAEGAVLLRNEGQVLPLRENENVSVFGRIQVNYYRSGTGSGGSVHVAYTTNLLDGLRSKKNIAVNEELATVYEKWIEENPFDDGGKVWAAEPWNQKEMPLTDELVAQARSKSSKAIIVIGRTAGEDQDNADAPGSYQLTEDEKAMLKQVTSQFEHTIVVLNVSNIIDMSWLNETYLHPIQGVIYSWHGGMEGGNAIADVLAGDVTPSGKLTDTIAYSIEDYPSTSNYGNEFKNLYQEDIYVGYRYFETFRPERVQFEFGYGLSYTTFLAQHEEAKSVSKDGETYIEVRVNVTNSGTTYAGKEVVQVYYEAPQGKLGQPVKALVAFGKTGLLQPGESELLTISFPIHAMASYDDAGVTGHASAYVLEEGTYRLHVGTSVKQVQHISIDGQDGYVIESLQLVEQLQEAMAPTEDFTRMKPGSRKEDGSYELTYAEVPKRKISMANRIEQNLPQTLEQTGNQGHKLSDVKAGKVSLETFIAQLSDQDLAAIVRGEGMSSPLVTSGTASAFGGVSDSLFNYGIPVACTADGPSGIRMDSGEKATQVSIGTLLAATWNKDLVEELYVMEGQELLRNQVDTLLGPGLNIRRSPLNGRNFEYFSEDPLISGVFAAACTKGIMKGGSNATLKHFACNNQEKHRSKVDAVVSERALREIYLKGFEIAVKEGGANSIMTSYNPINGHWAASNYDLNTTILRGEWNFEGIVMTDWWAIMNDVTEGGEADRKYTNWMIRAQNDLYMVVPNYGAEINGWDDNTIESLENGTLTRGELQRSAINICKFIMNAPVSSRKHEIVENIASFQANASLSSAQAQDLVENAQVKPAVAEPVYMKVDEAGHYRIIVQIMSPEPELAQSACNLLLNDQLVTTIQTNGTEGKWIRQKLVKVDLEAGLYELKLDFTKPGLQIDWIEFKQV; translated from the coding sequence TTGAGCACACATCAAATCGGAGTTCCATTGGAAGGGTTTGCAGAGTTTAGTCGTACGGTTGCCGCTGAAGGAGCCGTTTTACTCAGAAATGAAGGCCAAGTGCTTCCACTTCGTGAAAACGAAAACGTTTCAGTTTTTGGACGGATTCAAGTGAATTATTATCGTAGCGGTACAGGTTCAGGCGGTAGTGTACATGTGGCCTACACAACGAATCTATTAGATGGTCTTCGCAGCAAAAAGAATATTGCTGTTAATGAAGAGCTGGCAACTGTCTATGAGAAGTGGATTGAGGAAAATCCATTTGATGATGGTGGAAAAGTATGGGCAGCCGAGCCATGGAATCAGAAAGAAATGCCTTTGACGGATGAACTTGTTGCACAGGCTAGAAGCAAATCCAGCAAAGCCATCATCGTGATTGGACGTACAGCAGGAGAAGACCAGGATAATGCCGATGCGCCAGGAAGTTACCAACTGACAGAAGATGAGAAAGCGATGTTGAAGCAAGTCACTTCGCAGTTCGAACACACAATTGTTGTGTTGAATGTCTCAAATATCATCGACATGAGCTGGTTAAACGAAACGTATCTACATCCGATCCAAGGCGTAATTTACTCCTGGCATGGCGGTATGGAGGGTGGCAACGCGATTGCTGATGTGCTGGCGGGCGACGTTACACCAAGCGGTAAACTGACAGATACGATTGCATATTCCATCGAAGATTATCCTTCGACAAGCAACTACGGCAATGAGTTTAAGAACCTGTATCAGGAAGATATCTATGTAGGTTATCGTTATTTCGAAACGTTTCGACCTGAACGCGTTCAGTTTGAATTCGGTTACGGCCTGTCTTATACGACGTTTTTGGCCCAACACGAAGAAGCAAAATCAGTGTCCAAAGACGGCGAAACCTACATTGAAGTTCGTGTAAATGTGACCAACTCAGGTACAACATATGCAGGCAAAGAGGTTGTGCAAGTTTATTATGAAGCACCACAAGGCAAACTGGGACAACCGGTGAAGGCTTTGGTGGCTTTTGGAAAAACAGGATTGTTGCAGCCGGGCGAGTCAGAACTTCTGACGATCAGCTTCCCGATCCATGCCATGGCATCTTACGATGATGCAGGCGTTACAGGTCATGCTTCCGCATACGTTCTGGAAGAAGGCACATACCGACTGCACGTAGGAACCAGTGTGAAACAAGTGCAGCATATCAGCATCGATGGCCAGGATGGATATGTTATTGAATCCCTTCAATTGGTGGAGCAACTGCAAGAAGCGATGGCCCCAACCGAAGATTTTACACGGATGAAACCAGGTTCGCGCAAGGAAGATGGATCTTATGAACTGACTTATGCAGAAGTACCGAAACGTAAGATATCCATGGCGAACCGGATTGAGCAGAATCTCCCGCAAACGCTGGAGCAGACGGGTAATCAGGGCCACAAGCTGAGTGACGTTAAGGCTGGCAAAGTGAGTCTGGAAACCTTCATCGCTCAACTGAGTGATCAGGATCTGGCAGCGATTGTCCGTGGTGAAGGCATGAGCAGTCCGCTCGTTACTTCGGGGACGGCATCTGCATTTGGTGGTGTCAGCGACAGCTTGTTTAACTACGGTATTCCGGTAGCATGTACGGCAGATGGCCCGTCCGGTATTCGTATGGATAGTGGCGAAAAGGCAACACAGGTATCTATTGGTACGTTGCTTGCGGCGACATGGAACAAGGATCTTGTCGAAGAGTTATATGTGATGGAAGGACAGGAGTTGCTGAGAAATCAGGTGGATACCCTGCTCGGACCTGGACTGAATATCCGCCGGAGCCCGCTCAATGGCCGGAACTTTGAGTATTTCTCTGAAGATCCACTGATCTCAGGTGTATTTGCTGCAGCTTGTACGAAAGGTATTATGAAGGGTGGTTCCAATGCCACACTGAAACACTTTGCCTGCAACAACCAGGAGAAACACCGCAGTAAAGTAGATGCTGTTGTCTCCGAACGTGCACTGCGTGAAATTTATCTGAAAGGGTTCGAAATCGCTGTAAAAGAAGGCGGAGCGAACTCCATCATGACTTCCTACAACCCGATTAACGGACACTGGGCGGCATCTAACTATGACCTGAACACCACAATTCTGCGCGGCGAATGGAATTTCGAGGGAATCGTAATGACCGACTGGTGGGCGATTATGAACGATGTGACTGAAGGTGGAGAGGCTGATCGCAAATACACCAACTGGATGATTCGTGCGCAGAATGATCTCTACATGGTTGTACCGAACTACGGCGCAGAGATTAATGGCTGGGACGATAACACGATTGAATCCTTGGAAAATGGAACATTGACTCGCGGAGAGCTGCAACGCTCGGCGATTAATATCTGCAAGTTCATCATGAATGCACCGGTTTCATCCCGCAAACATGAGATTGTAGAGAATATCGCTTCTTTCCAAGCGAATGCATCCCTATCTTCTGCACAAGCTCAGGATCTGGTTGAGAACGCACAGGTGAAACCTGCGGTAGCTGAACCTGTCTACATGAAAGTGGACGAGGCCGGCCATTACCGGATTATCGTACAGATCATGTCCCCTGAGCCGGAACTGGCTCAAAGTGCATGTAACCTGCTCCTGAATGATCAGTTGGTGACCACTATCCAAACAAATGGTACGGAAGGCAAATGGATCAGACAGAAACTTGTCAAGGTAGACCTTGAAGCAGGACTATATGAATTGAAACTGGACTTCACAAAACCAGGCCTCCAGATTGACTGGATCGAATTCAAACAGGTGTAG